A single Oncorhynchus tshawytscha isolate Ot180627B linkage group LG01, Otsh_v2.0, whole genome shotgun sequence DNA region contains:
- the tbc1d7 gene encoding TBC1 domain family member 7, producing the protein MAEDPQRNFRSAYYEKVGFRGVEEKKSLEILLKDNPLDVEKLSTFSQRFPLPSMYRIHVWKVLLGILPPHSDSHSLVGGYRREQYQDVLEALKVMRFVHMATPQTQVYLRMFQLESQVLPRRSDTSAPDEEDEDFLSIARAMEEIVEDPMDCYWLIKSFVNQFNNKFGDSIPHLPKSLEHYLSVEEPRLLNHLKNTGALAMLPYSLWFRRCFAGCLPESSLQRVWDKVISGSCKILVFVAMEILLSYKIVVMGTSRPEGVVSILCNMTQENTDAIVTKAIDLWHKYCGTPMHSV; encoded by the exons ATGGCTGAGGACCCTCAGAGGAACTTCCGTTCTGCCTATTATGAGAAGGTGGGCTtcagaggggtggaggagaagaaatCACTGGAGATATTACTGAAGGACAACCCACTGG ACGTGGAGAAGCTGAGCACTTTCAGTCAGAGATTCCCTCTGCCCTCAATGTACAGGATCCATGTATGGAAAGTGCTGTTGG gtaTCCTTCCTCCCCACAGTGACTCCCACTCCCTGGTGGGAGGGTACAGGCGGGAACAGTACCAGGATGTGTTGGAGGCCCTGAAGGTGATGAGGTTTGTCCACATGGCCACTCCCCAGACGCAGGTGTACCTACGCATGTTCCAGCTGGAGAGCCAAGTGCTGCCCAGACGCTCTGATACCTCAGCCccg GACGAGGAGGATGAGGACTTCCTGTCCATAGCTCGAGCCATGGAGGAGATCGTAGAAGACCCTATGGATTGTTATTGGCTGATCAAGAGCTTTGTCAACCAGTTCAACAATAAGTTTGGAGACTCCATTCCCCACCTG CCCAAGAGTCTGGAGCACTACCTGAGTGTGGAGGAGCCCCGGCTACTGAACCATCTGAAGAATACTGGGGCCCTCGCCATGCTGCCATACAGCCTGTGGTTCAGGCGCTGCTTTGCTGGCTGCCTGCCTGAGTCCAGCCTGCAGAG GGTGTGGGACAAGGTGATCAGCGGGTCCTGTAAGATCCTGGTCTTCGTTGCCATGGAGATCCTTCTCAGCTACAAGATCGTGGTGATGGGGACCAGCAGACCGGAGGGAGTGGTCAGCATCCTGTGCAAC ATGACCCAAGAGAACACTGACGCAATAGTGACTAAGGCCATTGACCTGTGGCACAAGTACTGTGGCACCCCCATGCACTCTGTATAG